One Alteromonas sp. KC3 DNA segment encodes these proteins:
- the pspA gene encoding phage shock protein PspA: MGMFSRINDIVQANINAMLDKAEDPEKIIRLIIQEMEETLVEVRTDAARYIAQQKTLARHIDAATKEINGWQDKAQLAMNSDKETLAKAALIEKQKYVAKLASLEEQQKHLSETVEKIQQDTSRLNSKLAEAKAKQKTLVQRKNSAQTRLKVKQADHESKIDDAMTRFENYEQRIDYLEAQVDAYDLTKTNEATSLQAQFDAMEADEAIEKELAELKKNKVA, encoded by the coding sequence ATGGGTATGTTTTCGCGTATTAACGATATTGTTCAAGCCAACATCAACGCAATGCTAGACAAGGCTGAGGATCCGGAAAAAATCATTCGTTTGATTATTCAGGAAATGGAAGAAACCTTGGTAGAAGTGCGAACTGATGCTGCGCGATATATCGCGCAACAAAAAACACTAGCGCGCCACATCGATGCAGCAACAAAAGAAATTAATGGTTGGCAAGATAAAGCCCAGCTTGCCATGAACAGCGATAAAGAAACCCTGGCTAAAGCTGCGCTTATCGAAAAGCAAAAGTACGTTGCAAAGCTCGCGTCACTTGAAGAGCAGCAAAAACATTTATCGGAGACGGTAGAGAAAATCCAGCAAGATACTTCGCGTCTTAATAGCAAACTAGCTGAAGCAAAGGCAAAACAGAAAACACTGGTACAGCGCAAAAATTCAGCGCAGACCCGCCTTAAAGTGAAGCAAGCAGACCATGAAAGCAAGATTGATGATGCGATGACGCGTTTTGAAAATTACGAGCAACGTATCGATTATCTAGAAGCGCAAGTTGATGCTTACGATTTGACGAAAACAAACGAAGCTACGTCACTGCAAGCTCAGTTTGACGCAATGGAAGCCGATGAGGCAATTGAGAAAGAATTGGCTGAACTTAAAAAGAATAAGGTCGCTTAA
- a CDS encoding FG-GAP repeat protein translates to MEKHLTTIRLTICGLLLLTPNSFAQPIKVVPDDGNSEDFFGYSVAIDKEIALVGAYKADSRDSEDAGAAYIFAKTKEGWQQQAKLIASPRYPHDTLGGNVALKHGFALLGARNSDVKKKNAGAVFVFKKENDTWSQTQVLTAVDAREDDAYGQSIALTEKFLVIGAPHSDSSYTDSGAAYVYKKANNQWQFQTKLTATDGAEGDLFGISVAIDGNTILVGADLHDAKADNAGAAYTFVFDDNQWHQQAKLLASDGEKTDIFGVRVALNGNTALISARRGDIEGVGIDAGSAYIFERSNGAWKQTDKITAPDSHADDRFGRGVALTSSTAIISAMHSDVSAVNQGALYIYEKQNGQWRFKFKTVASDASENDRFGWNVALHDHMAIVGTPHKDDNGAESGAAYILDVKKAP, encoded by the coding sequence ATGGAAAAACATCTCACAACCATTAGGCTCACTATTTGTGGTTTACTGCTACTCACCCCGAATAGTTTTGCACAGCCAATTAAAGTGGTCCCTGATGACGGTAACTCTGAGGATTTTTTTGGTTACAGCGTTGCTATTGATAAAGAAATTGCCTTAGTCGGTGCATATAAAGCAGATTCAAGAGACAGTGAAGATGCGGGTGCTGCCTATATCTTTGCAAAAACAAAAGAGGGTTGGCAGCAGCAAGCCAAACTCATCGCCTCACCGCGCTATCCCCATGATACTTTGGGAGGAAACGTTGCGCTTAAACATGGTTTTGCACTTTTAGGGGCGAGAAATAGTGACGTCAAAAAGAAAAATGCCGGCGCAGTTTTCGTCTTCAAAAAAGAAAACGATACATGGAGCCAAACTCAAGTGTTAACGGCTGTTGATGCACGTGAAGACGATGCATATGGGCAGAGTATTGCACTAACTGAAAAATTTCTTGTGATTGGCGCGCCGCATAGCGATAGTTCGTACACCGATTCGGGTGCAGCTTACGTGTATAAAAAAGCGAATAATCAGTGGCAATTTCAAACCAAACTCACTGCAACCGACGGTGCTGAGGGTGACTTATTTGGCATAAGCGTTGCCATTGATGGCAATACGATCCTTGTGGGTGCTGATCTACACGATGCGAAAGCTGACAACGCAGGGGCCGCCTATACTTTTGTGTTCGATGACAATCAGTGGCATCAACAGGCGAAGTTACTTGCAAGCGATGGAGAGAAAACGGATATATTTGGCGTAAGAGTTGCGCTAAACGGAAATACCGCTTTAATTTCTGCGCGAAGAGGTGATATTGAAGGTGTTGGTATAGACGCTGGCTCCGCCTATATTTTTGAACGCTCCAATGGCGCATGGAAACAGACAGATAAAATCACTGCACCTGATAGCCATGCCGATGACCGATTTGGTCGTGGCGTTGCATTAACAAGTAGTACGGCAATAATTAGTGCTATGCACAGCGACGTAAGCGCAGTTAATCAAGGCGCGTTGTACATATATGAAAAGCAAAATGGACAATGGCGCTTTAAGTTCAAGACAGTAGCGAGTGATGCATCAGAAAATGATAGGTTCGGCTGGAATGTAGCCTTGCATGATCACATGGCCATCGTAGGTACGCCGCATAAGGATGACAATGGCGCTGAATCAGGAGCAGCTTATATACTGGACGTAAAAAAAGCGCCCTAA
- the dusA gene encoding tRNA dihydrouridine(20/20a) synthase DusA encodes MLDWTDRHCRYFLRLMTKHTLLYTEMVTTGAIIYGKGDYLGFNNEEHPVAVQLGGSDPSDMARCAILSQERGYDEVNINVGCPSDRVKNGSFGACLMAQPEVVADCVAAMQKEVDIPVTVKCRIGIDDMDEDEDFSRFINVVADAGCDTFIVHARKAWLQGLSPKENREIPPLNYPRVHRLKAARPELSISINGGVKTLDETKTQLLDVDGVMMGREVYANPYILANVDNVIFGDDHSEIISRRDLVMKMQEYIARQDDPYFKPWHVARHMLGLYQGQAGGRIWRRYLSQNGTGKSPDPDLLMNALDAVEKAQREVAQYNGQKD; translated from the coding sequence ATGCTGGATTGGACAGATCGCCATTGTCGCTATTTCTTGCGTCTTATGACTAAACACACCTTGCTTTACACTGAGATGGTTACAACTGGCGCCATTATTTATGGCAAGGGTGACTATCTTGGCTTTAACAACGAAGAGCACCCTGTCGCTGTTCAACTAGGTGGTAGCGATCCAAGTGACATGGCACGCTGTGCGATATTGTCTCAAGAGCGTGGCTATGATGAGGTTAATATCAACGTTGGTTGTCCCAGTGACAGAGTAAAAAACGGCAGCTTCGGGGCGTGTCTCATGGCGCAACCTGAAGTCGTTGCTGATTGCGTTGCCGCTATGCAAAAAGAAGTCGATATTCCCGTTACCGTTAAATGCCGTATTGGTATTGATGATATGGATGAAGACGAGGATTTTTCGCGCTTCATCAATGTGGTAGCCGATGCAGGATGCGATACTTTTATTGTTCATGCGCGAAAAGCGTGGCTACAGGGGTTAAGCCCAAAAGAAAACCGTGAAATTCCACCACTAAATTATCCTCGCGTACATCGCCTGAAGGCAGCTAGACCAGAACTTTCTATTAGTATCAATGGTGGTGTTAAAACGCTAGATGAAACTAAAACGCAACTACTCGACGTAGATGGTGTGATGATGGGGCGTGAGGTTTATGCTAATCCCTACATTTTAGCCAATGTCGACAACGTTATTTTTGGCGATGATCACAGTGAGATTATCTCTCGTCGAGATCTAGTTATGAAAATGCAAGAATACATAGCACGTCAAGACGATCCGTATTTCAAGCCATGGCATGTGGCGCGTCACATGCTAGGGCTCTATCAGGGCCAAGCAGGTGGACGAATTTGGCGACGTTACTTAAGTCAAAACGGTACAGGAAAGTCTCCCGATCCTGATCTTTTAATGAATGCATTAGATGCAGTGGAAAAAGCACAAAGAGAAGTTGCACAGTACAATGGTCAAAAAGACTAA
- a CDS encoding OmpA family protein: MTSKVPSPERTDHSLDSVRALLIGRDDKYIDEKLSHNAKQYVTDVVSEALLTRENKDGSVNKVLVPLVEKSLHRSIEANSEKIVGSLYPLVGTLVRKAFASFVIEFVERTNTLIENSLSPRSISWRFKAWQSGVRYSEFVASQIYQYQVQQLLVIHRETGTLLRGLSSDPEKEKDADLISSMLVAINDFVADAFSQGSDATENEIGEIKTGDFTLLIKIGPQAILVAAVTGVIPPSIRQKLQLTLEEFHKFYQQPLSQYNGDNAPFEGAETILSDCLVSERKEEQKKKPKRLLGGVLLIVLVGALVALSAMRLSLSILKSDIESLTPPDGILVADTFITNGKVHTKILRDPAVESVSEWLSANDINAEDVNIIEEPFASLKASVVAKKLSQLVRQYPLSSKETLSLIHDNESVGISGSVFSSTAAHLSQQMDAIPGIDNLSIDIDALEVIPVIEIDDSTLQRAALARLVDKISSQSVPFATNQEDISAVQLAKLEALASDIVQLEVLAAKTKTFISIVVLGASDNSGSSARNKVLSRKRADNVVNTLISFGVTSDTLIAVSLGELPLKKPSMGRSVMINVLTSDIQ; encoded by the coding sequence ATGACAAGCAAGGTGCCATCACCTGAGCGCACAGATCACTCTCTTGATAGTGTAAGAGCACTACTTATTGGGAGAGACGACAAGTATATTGATGAAAAGCTGTCGCACAATGCAAAGCAATACGTTACTGACGTAGTGTCCGAAGCACTATTGACACGTGAAAATAAAGACGGCTCAGTTAATAAAGTACTCGTACCGTTAGTTGAAAAATCGTTACACCGTTCAATTGAAGCCAATAGTGAAAAAATTGTTGGTTCACTTTACCCTCTGGTGGGCACGCTAGTAAGAAAAGCGTTTGCTTCTTTTGTCATAGAGTTCGTTGAGCGCACGAACACGCTCATCGAAAACAGTCTAAGTCCAAGGAGCATATCGTGGCGATTTAAAGCCTGGCAATCGGGCGTGAGATATTCTGAATTTGTGGCTTCACAAATTTATCAATATCAAGTTCAACAACTGCTCGTTATTCACAGAGAAACAGGTACGTTACTTCGCGGTTTGTCATCTGATCCTGAAAAAGAAAAAGATGCCGATCTTATTTCTTCGATGCTTGTAGCAATCAACGACTTTGTCGCAGATGCGTTCAGCCAAGGTAGTGATGCCACAGAAAACGAAATTGGTGAGATTAAAACGGGCGATTTTACCTTGCTTATCAAAATTGGCCCTCAGGCCATTTTGGTTGCAGCAGTTACTGGTGTAATTCCTCCTTCAATACGCCAGAAACTTCAGCTTACCCTAGAAGAATTTCATAAGTTCTATCAGCAACCACTGTCTCAATACAATGGCGACAACGCCCCCTTTGAAGGCGCTGAAACCATTCTGTCAGACTGTTTGGTAAGCGAGCGAAAAGAAGAGCAAAAGAAAAAGCCCAAACGCTTATTGGGAGGCGTGCTATTAATTGTTTTGGTAGGCGCACTGGTTGCGCTGTCAGCAATGCGTCTATCACTGAGTATCTTAAAAAGCGATATTGAAAGCCTTACTCCGCCCGATGGGATTTTAGTGGCAGACACATTTATTACTAACGGCAAAGTACACACTAAAATCCTCAGAGATCCTGCAGTTGAGAGTGTGAGTGAATGGCTAAGTGCCAACGATATCAATGCTGAAGACGTCAACATCATCGAAGAACCTTTCGCCTCGCTGAAAGCGTCTGTTGTTGCCAAAAAGCTCTCTCAACTCGTTCGCCAATATCCTTTGAGTTCAAAAGAAACACTTTCGCTAATACACGACAACGAAAGTGTTGGTATAAGCGGCAGCGTTTTTTCGTCAACGGCGGCACACCTTTCTCAGCAAATGGACGCCATACCAGGTATCGACAACCTCAGTATTGACATTGATGCACTTGAAGTCATACCTGTTATTGAGATAGACGATAGTACACTACAGCGAGCGGCGCTTGCCCGATTGGTAGATAAAATATCCTCACAAAGTGTCCCCTTTGCCACTAACCAAGAAGACATTTCTGCAGTACAGTTAGCTAAATTAGAGGCGCTAGCTAGTGACATTGTGCAGCTAGAAGTGTTAGCAGCGAAAACCAAGACGTTTATAAGTATTGTAGTATTAGGCGCCAGTGACAACTCAGGTTCTAGTGCACGTAATAAGGTGCTTAGTCGTAAGCGTGCCGACAATGTGGTTAATACGCTAATTTCGTTTGGCGTTACAAGCGACACACTGATTGCCGTTAGTCTGGGCGAACTCCCATTAAAGAAACCATCAATGGGGCGCTCTGTTATGATTAACGTTTTGACATCCGATATACAGTAG
- a CDS encoding Rab family GTPase, which yields MIQKKICILGPTGVGKTSLTKQFVEGIFSEKYKTTIGVKIDKKHVHENDSDVQLLIWDLEGIDRYCGFNPRYLRGASAYIIVVDQTRSQSLLEGMEILELARDHYPNVPAFFVVNKTDLPTSWHWSEEELASYAQKFAALIKTSAKTGENVDKLFNTIAFW from the coding sequence GTGATCCAGAAGAAAATATGCATATTAGGACCAACAGGCGTAGGTAAAACGAGCCTTACCAAGCAGTTTGTTGAAGGCATTTTTTCTGAAAAATATAAGACGACTATCGGCGTTAAAATCGATAAAAAGCACGTGCATGAAAATGACAGCGATGTGCAATTGCTGATATGGGATTTAGAAGGGATTGACCGTTACTGCGGTTTTAATCCTCGCTACCTTCGCGGAGCGAGTGCATACATTATTGTGGTTGATCAAACTCGCTCACAGTCGCTATTAGAGGGTATGGAAATTTTGGAGTTAGCGAGGGATCATTACCCAAATGTACCCGCTTTTTTTGTGGTGAATAAGACTGATCTTCCCACTAGCTGGCATTGGAGCGAAGAAGAACTGGCGTCTTATGCTCAAAAATTCGCTGCACTTATTAAAACAAGCGCTAAAACCGGTGAGAACGTAGATAAATTATTTAATACGATCGCGTTTTGGTAG
- a CDS encoding putative bifunctional diguanylate cyclase/phosphodiesterase: protein MDIHLLNALGITNCALFRCNEANDIECLTTDLPWLNGIVTLDTHNRLLKEQTPSLFLCDFFIDAEQVWQGDTAFTLSSGFWTEQIDQADLRLEALAINSGNDSRYLVIKNVEDEFNDKRRTLQTARELLLSHHEIVGQHEYIRHKLNDVLRKNSRLQRLVPPIQQAIYDLDTGVVILDAQGQLVLDNRAAHRLLVCNSTTPSTKRISELLHLMDTSQSFLPSLVKKKSPWQGEVFWQPLGSFSTWLQVTIHPVLQGKDLTHWVYLFTDITHIHNKREKVLSNTGMDSLTNVASRSIFLDTIRRLINEGVPFKLFIIDICQFKRINEVLSYKSGDEILKSFALRLQSYVNNKGFIARIGSNEFALIKRDDAFNGQATAEFIQGLIEKLTRTYTVLDGTEPNLAVNIGEVSFPSNCSSPESLLHHADIALQAAKYKGKNSALVYSEALHRQHHAVNKLENELREAIENNELKLYLQPIVDLSSGKIVKCEALTRWITADGKFISPEVFIPLAEKSELIFPFGEWLINTACSTIKQLTALDIDIRLAINISGRQVSDLNLLDQIKTAIVEHDIAPRHLSIELTESILIKRLDTVSVLLNELRAMGVTVSIDDFGTGFSSLVYLKKLPIDELKIDRSFVSELENNTDDQAIVQAILGLAKNLNINIIAEGIETIEQQTFLQTHQCTYGQGYFYQRPVPLPEFIAVAKRLNEPHVASVKL from the coding sequence ATGGACATTCACTTATTAAACGCGCTTGGCATTACCAATTGTGCATTGTTCCGTTGCAATGAGGCTAATGACATCGAATGTTTAACCACTGACCTTCCTTGGTTAAACGGCATCGTTACGCTAGATACGCACAACCGCTTATTAAAAGAACAAACTCCCTCTCTCTTTCTCTGTGACTTTTTCATTGATGCCGAGCAAGTTTGGCAAGGTGATACGGCGTTCACCTTATCCTCTGGATTTTGGACCGAACAAATAGACCAAGCTGACTTGCGTCTAGAAGCGTTAGCCATAAACAGCGGCAATGATTCTCGTTATCTTGTTATTAAAAACGTTGAGGACGAATTCAACGACAAGCGAAGAACACTACAAACCGCTAGAGAGTTACTGCTTAGCCATCATGAAATTGTTGGTCAACACGAATACATTCGTCACAAACTTAATGATGTGCTTAGAAAAAATAGTCGGTTGCAACGATTAGTACCACCAATTCAACAAGCAATTTACGACCTTGATACGGGGGTTGTGATCCTCGATGCACAAGGACAATTAGTTCTAGATAACAGGGCCGCTCATCGCTTGCTGGTCTGCAACAGCACCACACCAAGTACTAAGCGTATTTCTGAATTACTGCACTTAATGGACACCTCTCAGTCCTTCTTGCCCTCTCTTGTGAAAAAGAAATCTCCTTGGCAAGGGGAAGTATTTTGGCAACCGCTCGGCAGCTTTAGTACGTGGCTACAAGTCACTATTCACCCGGTGCTTCAAGGAAAAGATCTCACTCATTGGGTTTATCTGTTCACTGATATTACGCATATTCACAATAAGCGTGAGAAAGTACTAAGCAACACTGGAATGGACTCTTTGACAAATGTTGCCAGTAGAAGCATTTTTTTAGATACCATTCGCCGACTTATCAATGAAGGTGTGCCATTTAAGCTTTTTATCATCGATATTTGTCAGTTCAAGCGCATTAACGAAGTGCTCAGCTACAAATCTGGCGATGAAATTCTCAAGTCTTTTGCGCTGCGTCTTCAAAGTTATGTCAACAACAAAGGCTTTATTGCCCGTATAGGAAGCAACGAGTTTGCGTTAATTAAACGCGATGATGCCTTTAATGGCCAAGCTACAGCAGAGTTTATTCAGGGGTTAATAGAAAAACTGACCCGCACCTACACAGTACTTGATGGCACGGAACCAAATTTGGCAGTTAATATTGGTGAAGTCAGTTTTCCAAGCAACTGTAGCTCGCCAGAATCTTTGCTTCATCACGCCGATATAGCGCTGCAAGCAGCGAAATATAAAGGCAAAAATAGTGCGCTAGTCTACAGTGAAGCACTACACCGACAGCATCATGCGGTGAACAAACTTGAGAATGAACTTCGCGAAGCCATCGAAAACAACGAGTTAAAGTTGTACCTGCAACCTATTGTCGACTTATCGTCAGGCAAAATCGTAAAGTGTGAGGCACTAACCCGTTGGATTACTGCCGACGGAAAGTTTATTTCACCCGAGGTTTTTATTCCCCTTGCGGAGAAAAGTGAGCTAATTTTTCCCTTCGGCGAATGGCTTATCAATACAGCCTGTAGCACCATTAAACAACTCACAGCGTTAGATATTGATATCCGGTTGGCGATCAATATTTCTGGTCGACAAGTGAGTGATCTCAATTTACTTGATCAAATTAAAACAGCCATTGTCGAGCATGATATAGCACCACGTCACCTATCTATTGAACTCACCGAAAGCATATTAATTAAACGCCTAGATACCGTCTCTGTACTATTGAATGAACTGAGGGCTATGGGTGTTACCGTGTCAATTGATGACTTTGGCACAGGTTTTAGTTCACTGGTTTATCTGAAGAAGCTGCCGATTGATGAACTTAAGATTGATCGTTCTTTTGTCAGCGAACTTGAAAACAACACTGACGATCAGGCTATTGTGCAAGCCATCCTTGGCCTTGCGAAGAATCTAAATATCAACATTATTGCAGAAGGTATTGAAACCATTGAGCAACAAACCTTCTTACAAACGCATCAGTGCACCTATGGTCAGGGATATTTTTACCAGCGCCCCGTCCCTCTGCCTGAATTTATTGCAGTGGCAAAGCGACTAAATGAGCCCCATGTGGCCAGCGTGAAACTCTAA
- the fghA gene encoding S-formylglutathione hydrolase, translated as MELIGENRAFGGKHLRYTHAAKTTQCDMTFAIFLPPFASDEKPVPVLYWLSGLTCTDQNFMQKAGAMKLAAELGMAIVAPDTSPRGDNVPDDENGAYDFGLGAGFYVDATEAPWSEHYNMYSYITKELPELIESAFPVTKERAISGHSMGGHGALVIGMRNPNRYVSVSAFSPIANPMDCGWGQKALGNYLGSDKTAWQDYDASVLLASKTHYIPLLVEQGTKDEFLHEQLKPQSLVHAAQHSETQLTLNMHEGYDHSYYFIASFIEEHLEFHAGHMGLI; from the coding sequence ATGGAGCTTATTGGCGAAAATAGAGCATTTGGAGGCAAACACCTTCGTTACACTCACGCTGCGAAAACCACCCAATGCGATATGACGTTTGCGATATTTCTACCCCCTTTTGCGTCAGACGAGAAACCTGTTCCTGTGCTTTACTGGCTATCTGGGCTGACCTGTACCGACCAGAATTTTATGCAAAAAGCTGGGGCGATGAAACTTGCTGCTGAATTAGGTATGGCAATAGTTGCACCCGATACTTCACCACGTGGAGACAATGTGCCAGACGATGAAAACGGCGCGTATGACTTTGGTCTTGGGGCTGGCTTCTATGTTGATGCAACCGAGGCGCCATGGTCTGAGCACTATAATATGTATAGCTATATCACCAAAGAGTTACCCGAACTCATAGAAAGTGCGTTTCCAGTTACCAAAGAGAGGGCGATTAGCGGTCACTCGATGGGAGGCCACGGTGCATTAGTTATTGGCATGCGTAACCCTAACAGATATGTGTCTGTCTCAGCATTTAGTCCTATAGCTAACCCAATGGATTGTGGATGGGGGCAGAAGGCGCTGGGTAACTATCTTGGAAGCGATAAGACTGCGTGGCAAGACTATGATGCGTCTGTTCTATTGGCGAGCAAAACCCATTACATTCCATTGCTTGTAGAGCAGGGTACAAAAGATGAGTTTCTGCACGAGCAATTAAAACCACAGTCGTTGGTTCACGCAGCTCAGCACTCTGAAACACAACTTACGTTAAATATGCATGAAGGCTACGATCACAGCTACTACTTTATTGCTTCTTTTATTGAAGAGCATTTAGAGTTTCACGCTGGCCACATGGGGCTCATTTAG
- a CDS encoding acyltransferase, translating to MVKAVLHHIVGTISVIFYFLNTVIWATPILLLSVFKLIPIPQWRRFISYLLDACATAWIGVNNMNQRISGGTTWHVNGLEKLTRDDWYLVLANHQSWVDILVLQRVFNRKIPFLKFFLKKELIYVPILGLAWWALDFPFMRRYSKSFLAKNPHLKGKDMETTRKACEKFRSKPVSIMNFVEGTRFTKAKHDKQASPFNHLLKPKAGGIAFVLSAMGNHLHKLIDVTIDYPQGVPSFWDFVSGKVRDIRVNIDVMPIKDIMENGIFSDKYFEDPQVRARFQSWLNERWQAKDNLLESLNATQKPL from the coding sequence ATGGTTAAAGCCGTGTTGCATCATATTGTTGGCACTATTTCAGTCATATTCTATTTTCTAAATACTGTAATTTGGGCTACGCCCATTTTGTTATTGTCAGTGTTTAAGCTAATACCTATTCCCCAATGGCGTCGCTTCATTTCTTATTTACTCGACGCCTGCGCGACAGCGTGGATTGGGGTTAACAACATGAATCAACGTATCAGCGGTGGCACAACATGGCACGTTAACGGCCTAGAGAAACTCACTCGAGACGACTGGTACCTCGTGTTAGCTAATCATCAATCTTGGGTTGATATACTGGTTCTTCAACGGGTTTTTAACCGCAAAATTCCGTTTTTGAAGTTCTTCCTCAAAAAAGAACTCATTTACGTTCCTATTCTTGGTCTAGCGTGGTGGGCACTCGACTTCCCATTCATGCGTCGCTATTCAAAATCATTTTTGGCCAAAAACCCACACCTAAAAGGCAAGGATATGGAAACTACTCGCAAGGCTTGCGAAAAGTTTCGCTCTAAGCCTGTGAGTATAATGAACTTTGTAGAAGGCACGCGATTCACAAAAGCCAAACACGACAAGCAGGCGTCTCCTTTTAACCACCTGCTAAAGCCCAAAGCAGGCGGTATTGCGTTTGTGCTTTCAGCCATGGGGAATCATCTTCACAAACTCATTGATGTCACTATTGATTATCCTCAGGGCGTACCTTCTTTTTGGGACTTTGTCAGTGGTAAAGTGCGCGATATTCGTGTGAATATTGACGTTATGCCCATAAAAGACATTATGGAAAATGGCATTTTTAGCGATAAATACTTTGAAGATCCGCAAGTTCGAGCACGATTCCAATCGTGGTTAAACGAGCGTTGGCAGGCAAAAGATAATTTATTGGAATCACTTAACGCAACTCAGAAACCATTATGA
- a CDS encoding acyltransferase, with amino-acid sequence MIRAVLAPFIFVIHTTLQILNLALWGGLIILLGLVKLLLPNGAVKALWNKVMHALMFSFGRVSVLLIRLFNNVNIECSVHGELAKDRWYLIIANHLSYLDIILLIEFATHRIPAPKFFLKKELIWLPFVGLGAWALDMPFMHRYTRAYLEKHPEKKGKDLETTKAYCEKFRTVPTTVINFVEGTRFTTDKHVAKQSPYAHLLPPKAGGVSFTLAAMGELFTNVLDISLLYPENKRHPMMAMLSGQMTKIVIDVNVTPIPELQQESDRSESEFRLYFQDWLNNLWKNKDSRIKKLLES; translated from the coding sequence ATGATCCGTGCAGTACTAGCTCCGTTTATTTTTGTTATTCACACCACACTACAAATTTTGAATCTCGCGTTGTGGGGTGGCCTCATTATTTTGCTTGGCCTTGTTAAATTGCTATTGCCTAACGGGGCGGTCAAAGCGCTTTGGAATAAGGTTATGCACGCGCTGATGTTCAGCTTTGGGCGCGTAAGTGTGTTACTTATTCGGTTGTTTAATAACGTGAATATCGAATGCTCAGTACACGGCGAATTAGCCAAAGACCGTTGGTATCTTATTATTGCCAATCATTTGAGCTATCTGGATATAATTCTGCTCATTGAATTTGCTACACATCGTATTCCTGCCCCCAAATTCTTCTTGAAAAAAGAGCTGATCTGGCTACCGTTTGTTGGTTTAGGAGCCTGGGCCCTTGATATGCCTTTTATGCACAGATACACGCGTGCATATCTGGAAAAGCACCCTGAAAAGAAAGGCAAAGATTTAGAAACCACGAAGGCATATTGCGAAAAATTCAGAACTGTACCTACGACAGTTATCAACTTTGTTGAAGGAACACGCTTTACTACAGATAAGCATGTCGCAAAACAAAGTCCGTATGCCCATTTACTCCCGCCAAAAGCAGGCGGCGTGTCGTTTACACTAGCGGCTATGGGGGAATTGTTCACTAATGTATTGGATATTTCCCTTCTGTACCCCGAAAACAAGCGTCATCCAATGATGGCAATGTTAAGCGGGCAAATGACAAAAATCGTAATCGATGTAAATGTCACTCCTATACCTGAATTACAACAAGAGTCAGACCGTTCAGAGTCTGAGTTCCGTCTTTATTTCCAAGATTGGCTCAACAATTTGTGGAAAAACAAAGACAGCCGAATTAAGAAATTGTTGGAGTCGTAA